The Ochotona princeps isolate mOchPri1 chromosome 1, mOchPri1.hap1, whole genome shotgun sequence genome has a segment encoding these proteins:
- the LOC101526525 gene encoding glutathione peroxidase 6, translating into MTPQLWAAWLLSLLLVSFAQEEPEKVNCNQGVSGTVYDYKAKTLDGEDTQFSKYSGMNILFVNVATYCDYTVQYPELNSLQEELKNDVTVLGFPCNQFGKQEPGRNSEILSGIQYVRPGGGFVPSFQLFEKGDVNGKNEQQVFTFLKNACPPTSELLGSPDYLFWDPMKVHDIRWNFEKFFVNSSGTPVMRWSHKIPVNKVKEDIISYLGQSSAQ; encoded by the exons ATGACCCCACAGCTCTGGGCTGCCTGGCTTTTGTCCCTGCTCCTGGTCAGCTTTGCTCAGGAGGAACCAGAAAAG GTGAATTGCAACCAAGGTGTGTCAGGCACCGTCTATGATTACAAAGCCAAAACCCTTGATGGAGAAGATACCCAGTTCTCCAAGTACTCTGGCATGAACATACTCTTTGTCAATGTGGCCACCTACTGCGACTATACAGTTCAGTATCCTG AACTCAACAGTCTCCAGGAGGAACTGAAAAATGACGTCACTGTGTTGGGCTTTCCTTGCAACCAGTTTGGGAAACAAGAACCAGGAAGGAACTCAGAAATTCTTTCTGGAATCCA GTATGTGCGCCCAGGTGGTGGCTTTGTCCCCAGTTTCCAGCTCTTTGAGAAAGGGGAtgtaaatggaaaaaatgaaCAGCAAGTCTTTACCTTTCTCAAG AACGCTTGCCCTCCAACATCTGAACTCTTGGGCTCACCTGATTATCTCTTCTGGGATCCCATGAAGGTCCATGACATCCGTTGGAACTTTGAGAAGTTCTTTGTGAACTCTAGTGGAACCCCTGTCATGCGCTGGTCCCATAAGATTCCAGTCAACAAGGTCAAAGAAGACATCATAAGCTATCTCGGGCAGTCCAGTGCCCAGTAG